From the genome of Gorilla gorilla gorilla isolate KB3781 chromosome 4, NHGRI_mGorGor1-v2.1_pri, whole genome shotgun sequence, one region includes:
- the SNCAIP gene encoding synphilin-1 isoform X4, translated as MEAPEYLDLDEIDFSDDISDNRSQGNRLQKLGLEDTDREDAMGFGSHRAKLTVVAALGACHCPENEYSVTSLKTIPELCRRCDTQNEDRSVSSSSWNCGISTLITNTQKPTGIADVYSKFRPVKRVSPLKHQPETLENNESDDQKNQKVVEYQKGGESDLGPQPQELGPGDGVGGPAGKSSEPSTSLGELEHYDLDMDEILDVPYIKSSQQLASFTKVTSEKRILGLCTTINGLSGKACSTGSSESSSSNMAPFCVLSPVKSPHLRKASAVIHDQHKLSTEETEISPPLVKCGSAYEPENQSKDFLNKTFSDPHGQKVEKTTPDCQLRAFHLQSSAAESKPEEQVSGLNRTSQGPEERSEYLKKVKSILNIVKEGQISLLPHLAADNLDKIHDENGNNLLHIAASQGHAECLQHLTSLMGEDCLNERNTEKLTPAGLAIKNGQLECVRWMVSETEAIAELSCSKDFPSLIHYAGCYGQEKILLWLLQFMQEQGISLDEVDQDGNSAVHVASQHGYLGCIQTLVEYGANVTMQNHAGEKPSQSAERQGHTLCSRYLVVVETCMSLASQVVKLTKQLKEQTVERVTLQNQLQQFLEAQKSEGKSLPSSPSSPSSPASRKSQWKSPDADDDSVAKSKPGVQEGIQVLGSLSASSRARPKAKDEDSDKILRQLLGKEISENVCTQEKLSLEFQDAQASSRNYKKIPLEKRELKLARLRQLMQRSLSESDTDSNNSEDPKTTPVRKADRPRPQPIVESVESMDSAESLHLMIKKHTLASGGRRFPFSIKASKSLDGHSPSPTSESSEPDLESQYPGSGSIPPNQPSGDPQQPSPDSTAAQKVATSPKSALKSPSSKRRTSQNLKLRVTFEEPVVQMEQPSLELNGEKDKDKGRTLQRTSTSNESGDQLKRPFGAFRSIMETLSGNQNNNNNYQAANQLKTSTLPLTSLGRKTDAKGNPASSASKGKNKAA; from the exons tttctaGCTCTAGCTGGAATTGTGGCATCTCAACTCTTATTACAAACACGCAAAAGCCCACAGGAATCGCTGATGTGTACAGTAAGTTCCGCCCAGTGAAGCGGGTTTCGCCACTGAAACATCAGCCAGAGACTCTGGAGAACAATGAAAGTGATGACCAAAAGAACCAGAAAGTGGTTGAGTACCAGAAAGGGGGTGAGTCTGACCTGGGCCCCCAGCCTCAGGAGCTTGGCCCTGGAGATGGAGTGGGCGGCCCAGCAGGTAAgagctctgagcccagcacatcGCTGGGTGAACTGGAGCACTACGACCTCGACATGGATGAGATTCTGGATGTGCCTTATATTAAATCCAGTCAGCAGCTTGCCTCTTTTACCAAGGTGACTTCAGAAAAAAGAATTCTGGGCTTATGCACAACCATCAATGGCCTTTCTGGCAAAGCCTGCTCTACAGGAAGTTCTGAGAGCTCATCATCCAACATGGCAccattttgtgttctttctcCTGTGAAAAGCCCTCACTTGAGAAAAGCATCAGCTGTCATCCACGACCAGCACAAGCTGTCCACTGAAGAAACCGAGATCTCACCTCCTCTGGTTAAATGTGGCTCTGCATATGAGCCTGAAAACCAGAGTAAAGACTTCCTAAACAAGACATTTAGTGATCCTCATGGTCAAAAAGTTGAGAAGACAACACCAGACTGCCAGCTCAGGGCCTTCCACCTACAGTCCTCAGCAGCAGAATCCAAACCAGAAGAGCAGGTCAGTGGCCTAAACCGGACCAGCCAAGGCCCAGAAGAAAGGAGTGAGTATCTGAAAAAAGTGAAAAGCATCTTGAACATTGTTAAAGAAGGACAGATCTCTCTCCTG CCACACCTAGCTGCAGACAATCTAGACAAAATTCACGACGAAAATGGAAACAATCTATTACATATTGCGGCGTCACAGGGACACGCAGAGTGTCTACAGCACCTCACTTCTTTGATGGGAGAAGACTGCCTCAATGAGCGCAACACTGAGAAGTTGACTCCAGCAGGCCTGGCCATTAAG AATGGTCAGTTGGAGTGCGTACGCTGGATGGTGAGCGAAACAGAAGCCATTGCAGAACTGAGTTGTTCTAAGGATTTTCCAAGCCTTATTCATTACGCAGGTTGCTATGGCCAG GAAAAGATTCTTCTATGGCTTCTTCAGTTTATGCAAGAACAGGGCATCTCGTTGGATGAAGTAGACCAGGATGGCAACAGTGCCGTTCACGTAGCCTCACAGCATGGCTACCTTGGATGCATACAG ACCTTGGTTGAATATGGAGCAAATGTCACCATGCAGAACCACGCTGGGGAAAAGCCCTCCCAGAGCGCCGAGCGGCAGGGGCACACCCTGTGCTCCAGGTACCTGGTGGTGGTGGAGACCTGCATGTCGCTGGCCTCTCAAGTGGTGAAGTTAACCAAGCAGCTAAAGGA ACAAACAGTAGAACGTGTCACGCTGCAGAACCAACTCCAACAATTTCTAGAAGCCCAGAAATCAGAGGGCAAGTCACTCCCTTCCTCACCCAG TTCACCATCCTCACCTGCCTCCAGAAAGTCCCAGTGGAAATCTCCAGATGCAGATGATGATTCTGTAGCCAAAAGCAAGCCAGGAGTCCAAGAGGGGATTCAGGTTCTTGGAAGCCTGTCAGCCTCCAGCCGGGCTAGACCCAAAGCAAAAGATGAAGATTCTGATAAAATCTTACGCCAGTTATTGGGAAAGGAAATCTCAGAAAATGTCTGCACCCAGGAAAAACTGTCCTTGGAATTCCAGGATGCTCAGGCTTCctctagaaattataaaaagatcCCACTGGAGAAGAGGGAACTGAAGTTAGCCAGGCTGAGACAGCTGATGCAGAGGTCACTGAGTGAGTCTGACACAGACTCCAACAACTCTGAGGACCCCAAGACTACCCCAGTGAGGAAGGCTGACCGACCAAGGCCGCAGCCCATTGTAGAAAGCGTAGAGAGTATGGACAGCGCAGAAAGCCTGCACCTGATGATTAAGAAACACACCTTGGCATCAGGGGGACGCAGGTTTCCTTTCAGCATCAAGGCCTCCAAATCCCTGGATGGCCACAGCCCATCTCCCACCTCAGAGAGCAGCGAACCAGACTTAGAATCCCAGTATCCAGGCTCAGGGAGTATTCCTCCAAACCAGCCCTCTGGTGACCCTCAGCAGCCCAGCCCTGACAGCACTGCTGCCCAGAAAGTTGCCACAAGTCCCAAGAGTGCCCTCAAGTCTCCATCTTCCAAGCGCAGAACATCTCAGAACTTAAAACTGAGAGTTACCTTTGAGGAGCCTGTGGTGCAGATGGAGCAGCCTAGCCTTGaactgaatggagaaaaagacaaagataagGGCAGGACTCTCCAGCGGACCTCCACAAGTAACGAATCAGGGGATCAACTGAAAAGGCCTTTTGGAGCCTTTCGATCTATCATGGAGACACTAAGTGGCaaccaaaacaataataataactaccAGGCAGCCAACCAGCTGAAAACCTCTACGTTGCCCTTGACCTCACTTGGGAGGAAGACAGATGCCAAGGGAAACCCTGCCAGCTCCGCTAGCAAAGGAAAGAATAAGGCA
- the SNCAIP gene encoding synphilin-1 isoform X3 has protein sequence MEAPEYLDLDEIDFSDDISYSVTSLKTIPELCRRCDTQNEDRSVSSSSWNCGISTLITNTQKPTGIADVYSKFRPVKRVSPLKHQPETLENNESDDQKNQKVVEYQKGGESDLGPQPQELGPGDGVGGPAGKSSEPSTSLGELEHYDLDMDEILDVPYIKSSQQLASFTKVTSEKRILGLCTTINGLSGKACSTGSSESSSSNMAPFCVLSPVKSPHLRKASAVIHDQHKLSTEETEISPPLVKCGSAYEPENQSKDFLNKTFSDPHGQKVEKTTPDCQLRAFHLQSSAAESKPEEQVSGLNRTSQGPEERSEYLKKVKSILNIVKEGQISLLPHLAADNLDKIHDENGNNLLHIAASQGHAECLQHLTSLMGEDCLNERNTEKLTPAGLAIKNGQLECVRWMVSETEAIAELSCSKDFPSLIHYAGCYGQEKILLWLLQFMQEQGISLDEVDQDGNSAVHVASQHGYLGCIQTLVEYGANVTMQNHAGEKPSQSAERQGHTLCSRYLVVVETCMSLASQVVKLTKQLKEQTVERVTLQNQLQQFLEAQKSEGKSLPSSPSSPSSPASRKSQWKSPDADDDSVAKSKPGVQEGIQVLGSLSASSRARPKAKDEDSDKILRQLLGKEISENVCTQEKLSLEFQDAQASSRNYKKIPLEKRELKLARLRQLMQRSLSESDTDSNNSEDPKTTPVRKADRPRPQPIVESVESMDSAESLHLMIKKHTLASGGRRFPFSIKASKSLDGHSPSPTSESSEPDLESQYPGSGSIPPNQPSGDPQQPSPDSTAAQKVATSPKSALKSPSSKRRTSQNLKLRVTFEEPVVQMEQPSLELNGEKDKDKGRTLQRTSTSNESGDQLKRPFGAFRSIMETLSGNQNNNNNYQAANQLKTSTLPLTSLGRKTDAKGNPASSASKGKNKAEMYSSCINLSSNMLIEEHLHNDTRHNDINRKMKKSYSIKHIAEPESKELFL, from the exons tttctaGCTCTAGCTGGAATTGTGGCATCTCAACTCTTATTACAAACACGCAAAAGCCCACAGGAATCGCTGATGTGTACAGTAAGTTCCGCCCAGTGAAGCGGGTTTCGCCACTGAAACATCAGCCAGAGACTCTGGAGAACAATGAAAGTGATGACCAAAAGAACCAGAAAGTGGTTGAGTACCAGAAAGGGGGTGAGTCTGACCTGGGCCCCCAGCCTCAGGAGCTTGGCCCTGGAGATGGAGTGGGCGGCCCAGCAGGTAAgagctctgagcccagcacatcGCTGGGTGAACTGGAGCACTACGACCTCGACATGGATGAGATTCTGGATGTGCCTTATATTAAATCCAGTCAGCAGCTTGCCTCTTTTACCAAGGTGACTTCAGAAAAAAGAATTCTGGGCTTATGCACAACCATCAATGGCCTTTCTGGCAAAGCCTGCTCTACAGGAAGTTCTGAGAGCTCATCATCCAACATGGCAccattttgtgttctttctcCTGTGAAAAGCCCTCACTTGAGAAAAGCATCAGCTGTCATCCACGACCAGCACAAGCTGTCCACTGAAGAAACCGAGATCTCACCTCCTCTGGTTAAATGTGGCTCTGCATATGAGCCTGAAAACCAGAGTAAAGACTTCCTAAACAAGACATTTAGTGATCCTCATGGTCAAAAAGTTGAGAAGACAACACCAGACTGCCAGCTCAGGGCCTTCCACCTACAGTCCTCAGCAGCAGAATCCAAACCAGAAGAGCAGGTCAGTGGCCTAAACCGGACCAGCCAAGGCCCAGAAGAAAGGAGTGAGTATCTGAAAAAAGTGAAAAGCATCTTGAACATTGTTAAAGAAGGACAGATCTCTCTCCTG CCACACCTAGCTGCAGACAATCTAGACAAAATTCACGACGAAAATGGAAACAATCTATTACATATTGCGGCGTCACAGGGACACGCAGAGTGTCTACAGCACCTCACTTCTTTGATGGGAGAAGACTGCCTCAATGAGCGCAACACTGAGAAGTTGACTCCAGCAGGCCTGGCCATTAAG AATGGTCAGTTGGAGTGCGTACGCTGGATGGTGAGCGAAACAGAAGCCATTGCAGAACTGAGTTGTTCTAAGGATTTTCCAAGCCTTATTCATTACGCAGGTTGCTATGGCCAG GAAAAGATTCTTCTATGGCTTCTTCAGTTTATGCAAGAACAGGGCATCTCGTTGGATGAAGTAGACCAGGATGGCAACAGTGCCGTTCACGTAGCCTCACAGCATGGCTACCTTGGATGCATACAG ACCTTGGTTGAATATGGAGCAAATGTCACCATGCAGAACCACGCTGGGGAAAAGCCCTCCCAGAGCGCCGAGCGGCAGGGGCACACCCTGTGCTCCAGGTACCTGGTGGTGGTGGAGACCTGCATGTCGCTGGCCTCTCAAGTGGTGAAGTTAACCAAGCAGCTAAAGGA ACAAACAGTAGAACGTGTCACGCTGCAGAACCAACTCCAACAATTTCTAGAAGCCCAGAAATCAGAGGGCAAGTCACTCCCTTCCTCACCCAG TTCACCATCCTCACCTGCCTCCAGAAAGTCCCAGTGGAAATCTCCAGATGCAGATGATGATTCTGTAGCCAAAAGCAAGCCAGGAGTCCAAGAGGGGATTCAGGTTCTTGGAAGCCTGTCAGCCTCCAGCCGGGCTAGACCCAAAGCAAAAGATGAAGATTCTGATAAAATCTTACGCCAGTTATTGGGAAAGGAAATCTCAGAAAATGTCTGCACCCAGGAAAAACTGTCCTTGGAATTCCAGGATGCTCAGGCTTCctctagaaattataaaaagatcCCACTGGAGAAGAGGGAACTGAAGTTAGCCAGGCTGAGACAGCTGATGCAGAGGTCACTGAGTGAGTCTGACACAGACTCCAACAACTCTGAGGACCCCAAGACTACCCCAGTGAGGAAGGCTGACCGACCAAGGCCGCAGCCCATTGTAGAAAGCGTAGAGAGTATGGACAGCGCAGAAAGCCTGCACCTGATGATTAAGAAACACACCTTGGCATCAGGGGGACGCAGGTTTCCTTTCAGCATCAAGGCCTCCAAATCCCTGGATGGCCACAGCCCATCTCCCACCTCAGAGAGCAGCGAACCAGACTTAGAATCCCAGTATCCAGGCTCAGGGAGTATTCCTCCAAACCAGCCCTCTGGTGACCCTCAGCAGCCCAGCCCTGACAGCACTGCTGCCCAGAAAGTTGCCACAAGTCCCAAGAGTGCCCTCAAGTCTCCATCTTCCAAGCGCAGAACATCTCAGAACTTAAAACTGAGAGTTACCTTTGAGGAGCCTGTGGTGCAGATGGAGCAGCCTAGCCTTGaactgaatggagaaaaagacaaagataagGGCAGGACTCTCCAGCGGACCTCCACAAGTAACGAATCAGGGGATCAACTGAAAAGGCCTTTTGGAGCCTTTCGATCTATCATGGAGACACTAAGTGGCaaccaaaacaataataataactaccAGGCAGCCAACCAGCTGAAAACCTCTACGTTGCCCTTGACCTCACTTGGGAGGAAGACAGATGCCAAGGGAAACCCTGCCAGCTCCGCTAGCAAAGGAAAGAATAAGGCA GAAATGTACAGCAGCTGCATCAATCTTTCCTCTAACATGCTGATTGAAGAGCATCTGCATAACGACACACG
- the SNCAIP gene encoding synphilin-1 isoform X5, producing the protein MEAPEYLDLDEIDFSDDISYSVTSLKTIPELCRRCDTQNEDRSVSSSSWNCGISTLITNTQKPTGIADVYSKFRPVKRVSPLKHQPETLENNESDDQKNQKVVEYQKGGESDLGPQPQELGPGDGVGGPAGKSSEPSTSLGELEHYDLDMDEILDVPYIKSSQQLASFTKVTSEKRILGLCTTINGLSGKACSTGSSESSSSNMAPFCVLSPVKSPHLRKASAVIHDQHKLSTEETEISPPLVKCGSAYEPENQSKDFLNKTFSDPHGQKVEKTTPDCQLRAFHLQSSAAESKPEEQVSGLNRTSQGPEERSEYLKKVKSILNIVKEGQISLLPHLAADNLDKIHDENGNNLLHIAASQGHAECLQHLTSLMGEDCLNERNTEKLTPAGLAIKNGQLECVRWMVSETEAIAELSCSKDFPSLIHYAGCYGQEKILLWLLQFMQEQGISLDEVDQDGNSAVHVASQHGYLGCIQTLVEYGANVTMQNHAGEKPSQSAERQGHTLCSRYLVVVETCMSLASQVVKLTKQLKEQTVERVTLQNQLQQFLEAQKSEGKSLPSSPSSPSSPASRKSQWKSPDADDDSVAKSKPGVQEGIQVLGSLSASSRARPKAKDEDSDKILRQLLGKEISENVCTQEKLSLEFQDAQASSRNYKKIPLEKRELKLARLRQLMQRSLSESDTDSNNSEDPKTTPVRKADRPRPQPIVESVESMDSAESLHLMIKKHTLASGGRRFPFSIKASKSLDGHSPSPTSESSEPDLESQYPGSGSIPPNQPSGDPQQPSPDSTAAQKVATSPKSALKSPSSKRRTSQNLKLRVTFEEPVVQMEQPSLELNGEKDKDKGRTLQRTSTSNESGDQLKRPFGAFRSIMETLSGNQNNNNNYQAANQLKTSTLPLTSLGRKTDAKGNPASSASKGKNKAA; encoded by the exons tttctaGCTCTAGCTGGAATTGTGGCATCTCAACTCTTATTACAAACACGCAAAAGCCCACAGGAATCGCTGATGTGTACAGTAAGTTCCGCCCAGTGAAGCGGGTTTCGCCACTGAAACATCAGCCAGAGACTCTGGAGAACAATGAAAGTGATGACCAAAAGAACCAGAAAGTGGTTGAGTACCAGAAAGGGGGTGAGTCTGACCTGGGCCCCCAGCCTCAGGAGCTTGGCCCTGGAGATGGAGTGGGCGGCCCAGCAGGTAAgagctctgagcccagcacatcGCTGGGTGAACTGGAGCACTACGACCTCGACATGGATGAGATTCTGGATGTGCCTTATATTAAATCCAGTCAGCAGCTTGCCTCTTTTACCAAGGTGACTTCAGAAAAAAGAATTCTGGGCTTATGCACAACCATCAATGGCCTTTCTGGCAAAGCCTGCTCTACAGGAAGTTCTGAGAGCTCATCATCCAACATGGCAccattttgtgttctttctcCTGTGAAAAGCCCTCACTTGAGAAAAGCATCAGCTGTCATCCACGACCAGCACAAGCTGTCCACTGAAGAAACCGAGATCTCACCTCCTCTGGTTAAATGTGGCTCTGCATATGAGCCTGAAAACCAGAGTAAAGACTTCCTAAACAAGACATTTAGTGATCCTCATGGTCAAAAAGTTGAGAAGACAACACCAGACTGCCAGCTCAGGGCCTTCCACCTACAGTCCTCAGCAGCAGAATCCAAACCAGAAGAGCAGGTCAGTGGCCTAAACCGGACCAGCCAAGGCCCAGAAGAAAGGAGTGAGTATCTGAAAAAAGTGAAAAGCATCTTGAACATTGTTAAAGAAGGACAGATCTCTCTCCTG CCACACCTAGCTGCAGACAATCTAGACAAAATTCACGACGAAAATGGAAACAATCTATTACATATTGCGGCGTCACAGGGACACGCAGAGTGTCTACAGCACCTCACTTCTTTGATGGGAGAAGACTGCCTCAATGAGCGCAACACTGAGAAGTTGACTCCAGCAGGCCTGGCCATTAAG AATGGTCAGTTGGAGTGCGTACGCTGGATGGTGAGCGAAACAGAAGCCATTGCAGAACTGAGTTGTTCTAAGGATTTTCCAAGCCTTATTCATTACGCAGGTTGCTATGGCCAG GAAAAGATTCTTCTATGGCTTCTTCAGTTTATGCAAGAACAGGGCATCTCGTTGGATGAAGTAGACCAGGATGGCAACAGTGCCGTTCACGTAGCCTCACAGCATGGCTACCTTGGATGCATACAG ACCTTGGTTGAATATGGAGCAAATGTCACCATGCAGAACCACGCTGGGGAAAAGCCCTCCCAGAGCGCCGAGCGGCAGGGGCACACCCTGTGCTCCAGGTACCTGGTGGTGGTGGAGACCTGCATGTCGCTGGCCTCTCAAGTGGTGAAGTTAACCAAGCAGCTAAAGGA ACAAACAGTAGAACGTGTCACGCTGCAGAACCAACTCCAACAATTTCTAGAAGCCCAGAAATCAGAGGGCAAGTCACTCCCTTCCTCACCCAG TTCACCATCCTCACCTGCCTCCAGAAAGTCCCAGTGGAAATCTCCAGATGCAGATGATGATTCTGTAGCCAAAAGCAAGCCAGGAGTCCAAGAGGGGATTCAGGTTCTTGGAAGCCTGTCAGCCTCCAGCCGGGCTAGACCCAAAGCAAAAGATGAAGATTCTGATAAAATCTTACGCCAGTTATTGGGAAAGGAAATCTCAGAAAATGTCTGCACCCAGGAAAAACTGTCCTTGGAATTCCAGGATGCTCAGGCTTCctctagaaattataaaaagatcCCACTGGAGAAGAGGGAACTGAAGTTAGCCAGGCTGAGACAGCTGATGCAGAGGTCACTGAGTGAGTCTGACACAGACTCCAACAACTCTGAGGACCCCAAGACTACCCCAGTGAGGAAGGCTGACCGACCAAGGCCGCAGCCCATTGTAGAAAGCGTAGAGAGTATGGACAGCGCAGAAAGCCTGCACCTGATGATTAAGAAACACACCTTGGCATCAGGGGGACGCAGGTTTCCTTTCAGCATCAAGGCCTCCAAATCCCTGGATGGCCACAGCCCATCTCCCACCTCAGAGAGCAGCGAACCAGACTTAGAATCCCAGTATCCAGGCTCAGGGAGTATTCCTCCAAACCAGCCCTCTGGTGACCCTCAGCAGCCCAGCCCTGACAGCACTGCTGCCCAGAAAGTTGCCACAAGTCCCAAGAGTGCCCTCAAGTCTCCATCTTCCAAGCGCAGAACATCTCAGAACTTAAAACTGAGAGTTACCTTTGAGGAGCCTGTGGTGCAGATGGAGCAGCCTAGCCTTGaactgaatggagaaaaagacaaagataagGGCAGGACTCTCCAGCGGACCTCCACAAGTAACGAATCAGGGGATCAACTGAAAAGGCCTTTTGGAGCCTTTCGATCTATCATGGAGACACTAAGTGGCaaccaaaacaataataataactaccAGGCAGCCAACCAGCTGAAAACCTCTACGTTGCCCTTGACCTCACTTGGGAGGAAGACAGATGCCAAGGGAAACCCTGCCAGCTCCGCTAGCAAAGGAAAGAATAAGGCA
- the SNCAIP gene encoding synphilin-1 isoform X2, which yields MEAPEYLDLDEIDFSDDISDNRSQGNRLQKLGLEDTDREDAMGFGSHRAKLTVVAALGACHCPENEYSVTSLKTIPELCRRCDTQNEDRSVSSSSWNCGISTLITNTQKPTGIADVYSKFRPVKRVSPLKHQPETLENNESDDQKNQKVVEYQKGGESDLGPQPQELGPGDGVGGPAGKSSEPSTSLGELEHYDLDMDEILDVPYIKSSQQLASFTKVTSEKRILGLCTTINGLSGKACSTGSSESSSSNMAPFCVLSPVKSPHLRKASAVIHDQHKLSTEETEISPPLVKCGSAYEPENQSKDFLNKTFSDPHGQKVEKTTPDCQLRAFHLQSSAAESKPEEQVSGLNRTSQGPEERSEYLKKVKSILNIVKEGQISLLPHLAADNLDKIHDENGNNLLHIAASQGHAECLQHLTSLMGEDCLNERNTEKLTPAGLAIKNGQLECVRWMVSETEAIAELSCSKDFPSLIHYAGCYGQEKILLWLLQFMQEQGISLDEVDQDGNSAVHVASQHGYLGCIQTLVEYGANVTMQNHAGEKPSQSAERQGHTLCSRYLVVVETCMSLASQVVKLTKQLKEQTVERVTLQNQLQQFLEAQKSEGKSLPSSPSSPSSPASRKSQWKSPDADDDSVAKSKPGVQEGIQVLGSLSASSRARPKAKDEDSDKILRQLLGKEISENVCTQEKLSLEFQDAQASSRNYKKIPLEKRELKLARLRQLMQRSLSESDTDSNNSEDPKTTPVRKADRPRPQPIVESVESMDSAESLHLMIKKHTLASGGRRFPFSIKASKSLDGHSPSPTSESSEPDLESQYPGSGSIPPNQPSGDPQQPSPDSTAAQKVATSPKSALKSPSSKRRTSQNLKLRVTFEEPVVQMEQPSLELNGEKDKDKGRTLQRTSTSNESGDQLKRPFGAFRSIMETLSGNQNNNNNYQAANQLKTSTLPLTSLGRKTDAKGNPASSASKGKNKAEMYSSCINLSSNMLIEEHLHNDTRTSY from the exons tttctaGCTCTAGCTGGAATTGTGGCATCTCAACTCTTATTACAAACACGCAAAAGCCCACAGGAATCGCTGATGTGTACAGTAAGTTCCGCCCAGTGAAGCGGGTTTCGCCACTGAAACATCAGCCAGAGACTCTGGAGAACAATGAAAGTGATGACCAAAAGAACCAGAAAGTGGTTGAGTACCAGAAAGGGGGTGAGTCTGACCTGGGCCCCCAGCCTCAGGAGCTTGGCCCTGGAGATGGAGTGGGCGGCCCAGCAGGTAAgagctctgagcccagcacatcGCTGGGTGAACTGGAGCACTACGACCTCGACATGGATGAGATTCTGGATGTGCCTTATATTAAATCCAGTCAGCAGCTTGCCTCTTTTACCAAGGTGACTTCAGAAAAAAGAATTCTGGGCTTATGCACAACCATCAATGGCCTTTCTGGCAAAGCCTGCTCTACAGGAAGTTCTGAGAGCTCATCATCCAACATGGCAccattttgtgttctttctcCTGTGAAAAGCCCTCACTTGAGAAAAGCATCAGCTGTCATCCACGACCAGCACAAGCTGTCCACTGAAGAAACCGAGATCTCACCTCCTCTGGTTAAATGTGGCTCTGCATATGAGCCTGAAAACCAGAGTAAAGACTTCCTAAACAAGACATTTAGTGATCCTCATGGTCAAAAAGTTGAGAAGACAACACCAGACTGCCAGCTCAGGGCCTTCCACCTACAGTCCTCAGCAGCAGAATCCAAACCAGAAGAGCAGGTCAGTGGCCTAAACCGGACCAGCCAAGGCCCAGAAGAAAGGAGTGAGTATCTGAAAAAAGTGAAAAGCATCTTGAACATTGTTAAAGAAGGACAGATCTCTCTCCTG CCACACCTAGCTGCAGACAATCTAGACAAAATTCACGACGAAAATGGAAACAATCTATTACATATTGCGGCGTCACAGGGACACGCAGAGTGTCTACAGCACCTCACTTCTTTGATGGGAGAAGACTGCCTCAATGAGCGCAACACTGAGAAGTTGACTCCAGCAGGCCTGGCCATTAAG AATGGTCAGTTGGAGTGCGTACGCTGGATGGTGAGCGAAACAGAAGCCATTGCAGAACTGAGTTGTTCTAAGGATTTTCCAAGCCTTATTCATTACGCAGGTTGCTATGGCCAG GAAAAGATTCTTCTATGGCTTCTTCAGTTTATGCAAGAACAGGGCATCTCGTTGGATGAAGTAGACCAGGATGGCAACAGTGCCGTTCACGTAGCCTCACAGCATGGCTACCTTGGATGCATACAG ACCTTGGTTGAATATGGAGCAAATGTCACCATGCAGAACCACGCTGGGGAAAAGCCCTCCCAGAGCGCCGAGCGGCAGGGGCACACCCTGTGCTCCAGGTACCTGGTGGTGGTGGAGACCTGCATGTCGCTGGCCTCTCAAGTGGTGAAGTTAACCAAGCAGCTAAAGGA ACAAACAGTAGAACGTGTCACGCTGCAGAACCAACTCCAACAATTTCTAGAAGCCCAGAAATCAGAGGGCAAGTCACTCCCTTCCTCACCCAG TTCACCATCCTCACCTGCCTCCAGAAAGTCCCAGTGGAAATCTCCAGATGCAGATGATGATTCTGTAGCCAAAAGCAAGCCAGGAGTCCAAGAGGGGATTCAGGTTCTTGGAAGCCTGTCAGCCTCCAGCCGGGCTAGACCCAAAGCAAAAGATGAAGATTCTGATAAAATCTTACGCCAGTTATTGGGAAAGGAAATCTCAGAAAATGTCTGCACCCAGGAAAAACTGTCCTTGGAATTCCAGGATGCTCAGGCTTCctctagaaattataaaaagatcCCACTGGAGAAGAGGGAACTGAAGTTAGCCAGGCTGAGACAGCTGATGCAGAGGTCACTGAGTGAGTCTGACACAGACTCCAACAACTCTGAGGACCCCAAGACTACCCCAGTGAGGAAGGCTGACCGACCAAGGCCGCAGCCCATTGTAGAAAGCGTAGAGAGTATGGACAGCGCAGAAAGCCTGCACCTGATGATTAAGAAACACACCTTGGCATCAGGGGGACGCAGGTTTCCTTTCAGCATCAAGGCCTCCAAATCCCTGGATGGCCACAGCCCATCTCCCACCTCAGAGAGCAGCGAACCAGACTTAGAATCCCAGTATCCAGGCTCAGGGAGTATTCCTCCAAACCAGCCCTCTGGTGACCCTCAGCAGCCCAGCCCTGACAGCACTGCTGCCCAGAAAGTTGCCACAAGTCCCAAGAGTGCCCTCAAGTCTCCATCTTCCAAGCGCAGAACATCTCAGAACTTAAAACTGAGAGTTACCTTTGAGGAGCCTGTGGTGCAGATGGAGCAGCCTAGCCTTGaactgaatggagaaaaagacaaagataagGGCAGGACTCTCCAGCGGACCTCCACAAGTAACGAATCAGGGGATCAACTGAAAAGGCCTTTTGGAGCCTTTCGATCTATCATGGAGACACTAAGTGGCaaccaaaacaataataataactaccAGGCAGCCAACCAGCTGAAAACCTCTACGTTGCCCTTGACCTCACTTGGGAGGAAGACAGATGCCAAGGGAAACCCTGCCAGCTCCGCTAGCAAAGGAAAGAATAAGGCA GAAATGTACAGCAGCTGCATCAATCTTTCCTCTAACATGCTGATTGAAGAGCATCTGCATAACGACACACG